A region of Saccharococcus thermophilus DNA encodes the following proteins:
- the yfmH gene encoding EF-P 5-aminopentanol modification-associated protein YfmH, with the protein MEKMVYEQLQEQLFYEKMENGLDVYILPKKGFNKTYATFTTNYGSVDNQFVPLGKTEMKRVPDGIAHFLEHKLFEKEDGDVFQQFSKQGASANAFTSFTRTAYLFSSTANVEKNLETLLDFVQSPYFSDKTVEKEKGIIGQEIRMYDDNPDWRVYFGAIESMYHNHPVKIDIAGTVESIAHITKELLYECYETFYHPSNMLLFVVGPVDEQKIMQQIRDNQAKKSFPKAREVERFVYKEPSEIAEKKKVIPMHVQTNKCFVAIKDPSVPPDGEEKLVHELAFNVLLDYLFGKSSPHYERLYRLGLIDETFMYDYTEEREFGFAMVGGDTSDADRLSEEVKQILLSFSIDTVKNEELERVKKKKIGAFLRSLNSPEYIANQFTRYAFNGVSLFDVVPALQSLTMEQIGDIAKQCFHESQIAICQVVPKEKK; encoded by the coding sequence ATGGAAAAAATGGTATACGAACAGCTGCAGGAACAGCTGTTTTATGAAAAAATGGAAAATGGTTTGGATGTATATATTTTACCGAAAAAAGGATTTAATAAAACGTATGCTACGTTTACGACCAACTACGGATCGGTCGACAATCAATTCGTTCCGCTTGGCAAAACAGAGATGAAACGGGTTCCCGATGGCATTGCCCACTTTTTAGAGCATAAACTGTTTGAAAAAGAAGACGGCGACGTGTTCCAGCAGTTCAGCAAACAAGGGGCATCGGCGAACGCATTTACGTCCTTTACGCGCACCGCTTATCTATTTTCTAGTACAGCTAATGTCGAAAAAAATTTAGAAACGCTCCTTGATTTTGTGCAAAGCCCTTACTTTTCCGACAAAACGGTGGAAAAAGAAAAGGGAATTATCGGCCAGGAAATTCGCATGTATGATGATAATCCTGACTGGCGCGTTTACTTTGGCGCCATTGAAAGCATGTATCACAACCATCCAGTCAAAATTGATATTGCCGGCACCGTGGAATCGATTGCCCATATTACAAAAGAATTATTGTATGAATGTTATGAAACGTTTTACCATCCGAGCAATATGCTGCTTTTTGTCGTCGGACCGGTCGATGAGCAAAAAATAATGCAGCAAATTCGCGACAATCAAGCGAAAAAATCGTTCCCGAAAGCGCGGGAAGTCGAGCGGTTTGTATATAAGGAGCCAAGCGAAATTGCTGAGAAAAAGAAAGTCATCCCGATGCACGTGCAAACAAACAAATGTTTTGTCGCAATTAAAGATCCATCCGTTCCTCCAGACGGCGAAGAAAAATTAGTTCATGAGCTGGCATTCAATGTTTTGCTCGACTATTTGTTCGGCAAAAGTTCGCCGCATTATGAACGATTATACCGGCTTGGCCTCATTGATGAAACATTTATGTATGATTATACCGAAGAGCGTGAATTTGGCTTCGCCATGGTCGGCGGCGACACAAGCGATGCCGACCGGTTGAGCGAAGAAGTGAAGCAAATTTTGCTTTCCTTTTCCATTGATACTGTGAAAAATGAGGAACTAGAGCGAGTGAAAAAGAAAAAAATCGGCGCTTTTTTGCGCTCACTAAATTCTCCAGAATATATCGCCAACCAGTTTACTCGCTACGCGTTTAATGGGGTCAGTTTGTTCGATGTTGTTCCAGCGTTGCAGTCATTAACGATGGAACAAATTGGTGACATTGCAAAGCAGTGTTTTCATGAATCGCAAATCGCTATCTGCCAAGTAGTTCCAAAAGAGAAAAAGTAG
- the ymfI gene encoding elongation factor P 5-aminopentanone reductase, translating into MKYALITGASGGIGTSIARQLAADGYGLLLHYNRRREPIEMLEKELATTHVVPIQADLATADGVNVLLSQINRPVDVIVYNSGSSYYGLITDMSDELVQSMVQLHVTSPILLTKKLLPEMISKKRGNIVIVSSIWGLTGAACEVVYSMVKGGQNAFVKALAKELAPSGIRVNAVAPGAIDTDMLSIFSKEDLQAIADDIPIGRLGTAVEVAKTVSFLISDAASYITGQIISVNGGWYC; encoded by the coding sequence ATGAAATACGCGTTAATTACCGGGGCAAGCGGCGGAATCGGGACAAGTATTGCCCGCCAGCTCGCTGCCGACGGATACGGGCTTTTATTGCATTACAACCGCCGCCGGGAGCCAATCGAAATGCTGGAAAAGGAACTGGCAACCACGCACGTAGTGCCGATTCAGGCAGACCTCGCAACGGCGGATGGGGTAAATGTGCTTCTGTCACAAATAAATCGTCCGGTCGATGTCATCGTTTATAATAGTGGAAGCAGCTATTACGGCCTTATTACGGATATGAGCGACGAGCTTGTACAAAGCATGGTGCAGCTTCATGTGACAAGTCCGATTTTATTAACGAAAAAACTGCTTCCGGAAATGATTTCAAAAAAGAGAGGCAATATCGTCATCGTTTCTTCCATTTGGGGATTAACAGGAGCTGCATGCGAAGTCGTTTATTCGATGGTCAAAGGCGGACAAAACGCGTTTGTGAAGGCGCTTGCGAAAGAATTAGCTCCGAGCGGCATTCGCGTCAATGCCGTCGCTCCTGGAGCGATTGATACGGATATGTTGAGCATATTTTCGAAGGAGGATTTACAGGCGATTGCGGATGATATTCCAATCGGACGTCTTGGCACGGCCGTTGAGGTCGCCAAAACTGTCTCCTTTTTAATTTCCGATGCTGCTTCTTACATAACCGGACAAATTATTTCCGTCAACGGCGGCTGGTACTGTTAA
- a CDS encoding DUF3243 domain-containing protein, with translation MSVLDNFEQWKDFLAERLQQAQQQGLSQQVISDVAYQIGDYLAEQVDPKNPEERLLADLWSVADEQEQHAIANMMVKLVQRES, from the coding sequence ATGTCTGTACTAGATAATTTTGAACAATGGAAAGACTTTTTAGCAGAGCGCCTTCAACAAGCGCAGCAGCAAGGATTAAGCCAACAAGTGATCTCGGACGTCGCTTATCAAATCGGAGACTACCTAGCGGAACAAGTGGATCCGAAAAACCCAGAAGAACGGCTGCTCGCTGACCTTTGGAGCGTTGCTGACGAACAAGAGCAGCATGCCATCGCGAACATGATGGTAAAGTTAGTACAGCGAGAATCATAA
- a CDS encoding DUF3388 domain-containing protein: MGKQEWYLEYEIHINRPGLLGDVASLLGMLSINIVTINGVRDSRRGMLLLCDNNEQIERLSTILQTMDNITVTKLRQPKLLDRLAVRHGRYIQRDADDKKTFRFVRDELGLLVDFMAEIFKEKGHKLIGIRGMPRVGKTESIVAASVCANKRWLFVSSTLIKQTVRSQLIEDEYSEDNIFIIDGIVSTRRANERHWQLIRELMRLEATKVVEHPDIFVRHTEYTLDDFDYIIELRHDPNEEITYDVIDQPSLLGNDGFSEFDF, translated from the coding sequence ATGGGAAAGCAAGAGTGGTATTTAGAGTACGAAATACATATTAACCGTCCGGGGCTATTAGGGGATGTTGCTTCCTTATTAGGGATGCTGTCGATCAATATCGTGACGATTAACGGTGTGCGCGATTCGCGTCGCGGCATGTTGTTGCTTTGCGATAATAATGAACAAATTGAACGGCTCTCTACCATTTTGCAAACGATGGATAATATTACCGTAACGAAACTGCGCCAGCCGAAACTGCTTGACCGCCTTGCCGTCCGCCACGGCCGTTACATTCAGCGGGATGCCGATGACAAAAAAACGTTCCGCTTTGTCCGTGACGAGCTCGGATTGCTTGTCGATTTTATGGCCGAAATTTTTAAAGAGAAAGGCCATAAGCTAATCGGCATCCGTGGCATGCCGCGCGTCGGCAAAACGGAGTCGATCGTGGCGGCTAGCGTTTGCGCCAATAAGCGCTGGCTTTTCGTCTCATCGACGCTCATTAAACAGACGGTGCGCAGCCAGCTGATCGAAGACGAATATAGCGAAGACAATATTTTTATTATTGACGGCATTGTGTCCACCCGGCGGGCGAATGAACGGCATTGGCAGCTGATTCGCGAGCTGATGCGTTTGGAGGCGACGAAAGTAGTGGAGCACCCGGATATTTTTGTCCGCCATACCGAATATACGCTAGATGACTTTGACTATATTATTGAGCTGCGCCATGATCCAAATGAAGAGATTACGTACGATGTCATTGATCAGCCATCGCTGCTTGGAAACGATGGTTTTTCGGAATTTGATTTTTAA
- a CDS encoding helix-turn-helix domain-containing protein: MTELGKRLKEAREAKNISLDELQNMTKIQKRYLIGIEEGNYAIMPGNFYVRAFIKQYAEAVGLDPEQIFEEYKQDIPQSYQEETPQPLSRVKTRQQLSPENTKWLDLLPKLLIAAVVVGIAVIIWLLLQHNTASKPESQVKRETTTEVESSKNSPLEKAKEKAKKQASQNNQEKADQQTKEAPAPKATLNVVEKHGNLSTIEVSNTNQFVIELTSKGNSWVEVYNTKGHSFFKGSLTNGQTQTFDLSAETEVFVKIGRTLDVDIKVNGQPFTYPINPKDEVFQKLKFIFKKS, translated from the coding sequence TTGACGGAATTAGGTAAACGTTTAAAGGAAGCGCGAGAGGCAAAAAACATTAGTTTGGACGAGCTGCAAAATATGACAAAAATTCAAAAACGCTATTTGATCGGCATTGAAGAAGGAAACTATGCGATTATGCCGGGAAATTTCTATGTGCGGGCGTTTATTAAACAATACGCTGAGGCAGTCGGACTCGATCCGGAACAAATATTTGAGGAGTACAAACAAGACATTCCACAATCCTATCAAGAAGAGACTCCTCAACCGCTATCGCGGGTGAAAACGCGGCAGCAGCTCTCACCGGAAAACACGAAATGGCTTGATTTGCTTCCAAAGCTGCTTATCGCCGCCGTCGTCGTCGGCATTGCCGTCATCATTTGGCTGCTGCTGCAGCATAACACGGCAAGCAAGCCGGAAAGCCAAGTGAAAAGAGAAACAACCACAGAGGTAGAAAGTTCGAAGAATTCGCCGCTTGAGAAAGCGAAAGAAAAAGCGAAAAAACAGGCGAGCCAAAACAACCAAGAAAAAGCCGACCAACAAACAAAAGAAGCGCCTGCACCGAAAGCAACGCTTAACGTCGTAGAAAAACACGGTAACTTATCGACGATTGAGGTAAGCAATACCAATCAATTTGTCATTGAGCTGACGTCGAAAGGAAATTCTTGGGTAGAAGTATACAATACAAAAGGCCATTCTTTCTTTAAAGGAAGTTTAACAAATGGACAAACACAAACATTTGATTTGTCCGCGGAAACAGAAGTATTTGTGAAAATTGGAAGAACGCTCGATGTAGACATAAAAGTAAACGGGCAGCCTTTTACTTATCCAATCAATCCAAAAGACGAAGTATTTCAAAAGCTGAAGTTTATCTTTAAAAAATCATGA
- the pgsA gene encoding CDP-diacylglycerol--glycerol-3-phosphate 3-phosphatidyltransferase: protein MNLPNKITVARMMLIPLFLIVMLVPFGWGSVKIGAVTLPISHLLGALIFIIASMTDWIDGYYARKYQLVTNLGKFLDPLADKLLVSAALIVLVDLHYAPSWMVIVIISREFAVTGLRLVLAGEGEVMAANMLGKIKTWTQIVAISALLLHNFPFSLLSFPFADLALWVAVIFTIWSGWDYFAKNKHAFLHSK from the coding sequence GTGAATCTGCCTAATAAAATAACAGTAGCGCGAATGATGCTCATACCGTTATTTTTAATTGTCATGCTCGTTCCGTTCGGGTGGGGCAGCGTGAAAATCGGTGCGGTCACGCTGCCGATTTCCCATTTGCTCGGGGCCTTGATTTTCATTATTGCTTCGATGACCGATTGGATTGACGGCTACTATGCCCGTAAATATCAACTTGTCACCAATTTAGGAAAATTTTTGGACCCGCTTGCGGATAAACTGCTCGTTTCGGCAGCGCTTATTGTGCTTGTCGATCTTCATTATGCGCCTTCATGGATGGTGATTGTCATCATTAGCCGCGAGTTTGCCGTCACAGGATTGCGGCTTGTGCTGGCCGGCGAGGGGGAAGTAATGGCTGCCAACATGCTCGGCAAAATTAAAACGTGGACGCAAATTGTCGCGATTTCCGCGCTTCTTTTACATAACTTTCCGTTTTCGCTTTTATCGTTTCCGTTTGCTGATTTAGCGTTGTGGGTGGCCGTCATTTTTACGATATGGTCCGGCTGGGATTATTTTGCTAAAAATAAACATGCTTTTTTACATTCAAAATAG